The Ischnura elegans chromosome 1, ioIscEleg1.1, whole genome shotgun sequence genome contains a region encoding:
- the LOC124155707 gene encoding tubulin epsilon chain-like: MSDFLVIQVGQCGNQIGSQFWNIALQEYGSQQFFESHAPSSHNSSRLFGDNSHFDKQVRDENSNSFFWNLEDSRGNQAVSSLQRRKLKAKAILVDMEDGVISRLKKSRIGSIFDDELKITHYPGSGNNWAVGHTVHGNTFREAIISVIRKAVEKCDGLQGFFLLCSLGGGTGSGLGTYILKILEDYFPNVERFVGCVYPDDNDDVITSPYNVLLSSKVLTDHATCIFPFDNKALIGICDKIRTCCGKNPDASKVLMPSGMLSRSKPFQDMNSLIVKMLLDLTSSSRYSGSLNLDINEIYSNMVPFPRMQYISSGLSPLFNLGYKSSSSCWRDELFSSSWAMDNQLCRYMNPLHSTLLAVSLIGRGPIPLADMRRQVERLQGKAKFAPWAMESVKSGLCSMPAPGPSPISILGLFNSTGIVHLLSDVLVKFSRLYSRKAHLHHYLAEGMEVCEIEDCVLTMQDVIHQYKGVNSLTPVETMSKLTAH, from the exons ATGAGTGACTTTCTAGTGATCCAGG TGGGTCAATGCGGAAATCAGATCGGGAGTCAGTTTTGGAATATTGCTCTTCAGGAATATGGCAGCCAACAATTCTTCGAGTCTCATGCGCCATCATCTCACAACTCAAGTAGACTATTCGGCGACAACTCCCACTTCGACAAGCAAGTTCGCGATGAAAACTCCAACAGCTTTTTCTGGAACTTGGAGGATTCGCGTGGGAATCAAGCAGTATCCTCGTTACAGCGAAGGAAATTAAAAGCTAAG GCAATATTGGTGGATATGGAGGATGGTGTGATATCCCGTTTGAAGAAAAGCAGAATTGGCTCGATATTTGATGATGAACTCAAAATCACTCACTACCCTGGTTCCGGTAATAATTG GGCAGTTGGCCATACTGTTCATGGTAATACTTTTCGGGAAGCAATTATAAGTGTGATTCGTAAGGCTGTGGAAAAGTGTGATGGCCTTCAAGGTTTCTTTCTGCTCTGCTCACTCGGAGGAGGCACTGGATCTGGGCTTGGAACATACATATTAAAAATTCTTGAAGATTATTTTCCCAATGTGGAGAG GTTTGTTGGCTGTGTTTACCCAGATGACAATGATGATGTTATTACCTCACCGTACAATGTGTTGCTTTCATCGAAAGTGTTGACTGACCATGCTACATGTATTTTCCCTTTTGATAACAAG GCTCTGATTGGCATCTGTGACAAAATAAGGACATGCTGTGGTAAGAATCCCGATGCTTCTAAGGTCTTAATGCCATCTGGCATGCTGTCCAGAAGTAAACCATTTCAGGATATGAATAGCCTAATTGTCAAAATGCTATTAGATTTGACTAG CTCTTCAAGATATTCAGGCTCATTGAATTTGGATATCAATGAGATATATTCAAACATGGTGCCATTCCCAAGGATGCAGTACATTTCCAGTGGGTTGAGTCCTTTGTTCAACCTTGGCTATAAATCATCCTCATCTTGCTG GCGAGATGAGCTGTTTAGCAGTAGTTGGGCAATGGACAATCAACTATGTAGGTACATGAATCCTCTTCATTCAACTTTGTTAGCTGTTTCGTTGATTGGCAGAGGCCCTATACCATTGGCAGACATGAGGAGACAGGTTGaaag atTGCAAGGCAAGGCAAAATTTGCTCCTTGGGCCATGGAGTCTGTGAAGTCTGGTTTATGCTCAATGCCTGCCCCGGGCCCTTCACCCATCTCTATCCTTGGCCTTTTCAACTCAACTGGAATTGTTCACCTGTTAAGTGACGTGCTTGTAAAATTTTCCAGACTTTACAGCCGGAAG